Proteins encoded in a region of the Carassius gibelio isolate Cgi1373 ecotype wild population from Czech Republic chromosome B5, carGib1.2-hapl.c, whole genome shotgun sequence genome:
- the LOC127958164 gene encoding ribosomal protein S6 kinase alpha-5-like isoform X2, with translation MKHIIHTYSLLFCHCRMEVMTQKEIAALRQCESHPNIVTLHEVYTDQYHTYLIMELLRGGELLERIRKKKMFAEWEASQLMKSLVSAVSYMHEAGVVHRDLKPENVLFADESDDSVLKVIDFGFARLFPAGSGSASLQTPCFTLQYAAPELFHSSGYDQACDLWSLGVILPTPNNHRLPKTSLQRLNFQPINDLGIALSPRLLLHRRCNTPCCLAKFHSRVRRKE, from the exons ATGAAACATATCATACATACCTACTCATTGTTGTTCTGCCATTGCAGGATGGAGGTCATGACTCAGAAAGAGATAGCAGCACTACGCCAGTGTGAATCTCACCCCAACATTGTCACACTCCATGAGGTCTATACCGATCAG TATCACACTTATTTGATTATGGAGTTGTTGCGTGGTGGAGAGCTTTTGGAGCGAATAAGGAAAAAGAAGATGTTTGCAGAATGGGAGGCCAGTCAGCTGATGAAAAGTCTTGTGTCTGCGGTCAGCTACATGCATGAGGCTGGAGTCGTACACCGAGACCTCAAACCAGAG AATGTGCTGTTTGCTGATGAGTCAGATGACTCTGTGTTGAAGGTGATTGATTTTGGATTTGCGCGGTTGTTTCCAGCGGGGAGTGGCAGTGCATCTCTGCAGACCCCCTGCTTTACCCTGCAGTATGCTGCGCCGGAGCTCTTCCACAGCTCGGGATATGACCAGGCCTGCGATCTCTGGAGCCTTGGGGTGATCCTG ccaacacccaacaaccacaggcttcccaagacgtcacttcagagactgaacttccagccaatcaacgacctcgggatagccctttcaccgaggctccttcttcacaggagatgcaa TACACCATGCTGTCTGGCCAAGTTCCATTCCAGAGTGAGAAGAAAGGAATGA
- the LOC127958164 gene encoding ribosomal protein S6 kinase alpha-5-like isoform X1, protein MKHIIHTYSLLFCHCRMEVMTQKEIAALRQCESHPNIVTLHEVYTDQYHTYLIMELLRGGELLERIRKKKMFAEWEASQLMKSLVSAVSYMHEAGVVHRDLKPENVLFADESDDSVLKVIDFGFARLFPAGSGSASLQTPCFTLQYAAPELFHSSGYDQACDLWSLGVILYTMLSGQVPFQSEKKGMTSSHAADIMHKIKEGDFSLDGEAWKGVSEEAKDLVRGTFTEKNLNLLGC, encoded by the exons ATGAAACATATCATACATACCTACTCATTGTTGTTCTGCCATTGCAGGATGGAGGTCATGACTCAGAAAGAGATAGCAGCACTACGCCAGTGTGAATCTCACCCCAACATTGTCACACTCCATGAGGTCTATACCGATCAG TATCACACTTATTTGATTATGGAGTTGTTGCGTGGTGGAGAGCTTTTGGAGCGAATAAGGAAAAAGAAGATGTTTGCAGAATGGGAGGCCAGTCAGCTGATGAAAAGTCTTGTGTCTGCGGTCAGCTACATGCATGAGGCTGGAGTCGTACACCGAGACCTCAAACCAGAG AATGTGCTGTTTGCTGATGAGTCAGATGACTCTGTGTTGAAGGTGATTGATTTTGGATTTGCGCGGTTGTTTCCAGCGGGGAGTGGCAGTGCATCTCTGCAGACCCCCTGCTTTACCCTGCAGTATGCTGCGCCGGAGCTCTTCCACAGCTCGGGATATGACCAGGCCTGCGATCTCTGGAGCCTTGGGGTGATCCTG TACACCATGCTGTCTGGCCAAGTTCCATTCCAGAGTGAGAAGAAAGGAATGACATCATCGCATGCAGCTGACATCATGCACAAGATCAAGGAGGGTGATTTCTCATTGGATGGAGAAGCCTGGAAGGGTGTGTCTGAAGAGGCCAAAGATTTAGTGAGAGGTACttttactgaaaaaaatctaaacttgCTTGGGTGTTGA